tcttccGTCATTCCTTACAAATGATaagaaattgataaaaaaaaaaaaactcaaaccAAGAGCTTCTTTTGGtcaagaaatgagaaaaagaaccattgtttttggttgggccaaaacacaatacacatctcaatttgaagccatAGGTGGCCTTTTTAGCTCATTGCCCATGGGTTTTCTGTCTCTAATTTTCTCAATTGAGTTTAGAAATAAGGGTTTAAACGGCTTTTGAGCTTGATTAACCCCATTTATATCCCAGATTATTGACCCTGAGGTCCCCACATATCTTCTTGAATGGTCTAAAATAAGCTCATTTCCAATCCCAAGAGCCAAATGTACCACCAAACCCCATTCTTGGACCTAATCGAAACCCAGGAACCTGAGGTTGCGCGGTTCAAATCCCATCTCCATCGGAGTCCAGACATTCGATCTGTGAGCAATGTTTTTAAGGCCTCGCCTGGCCTAGTGTAGTAAACCACCAATGCAGTCCAACCTAAACCTGTTCCGTCCTACATAGACCACAATACAGACTATAGTAGACTAACTAGGAAGCAAGGAGGCAAGcaagcgagcgagcgagcaagcaagcaagtgaATGAGAGCCTTCCTGGTGGACTGCTTAGGCGAATCCAGAGCcgctcacacactcacacactcacacattgACTTGCTTGCTCACTTGGTGAATACACTTACTCACTGTTTCACTCACACATGTTCAAGAGCCAGCAGAGCAAcctggaattgaaaaaaaatattgctcttGCCCGAAACTCTACTCAGTTTGgaacaatttgcaaataagGTAAGAACCCACGTTGGAACTGTAATCCTCTTGAGCCATGACAACAATTGGCAATGTCTGGAATTTTGTGCGATTCTGGCGGGTTTTAAGCTCTCATGAGAAGATCTTCGCAGCTGCCAAAGCTGCTGCTATTTTTCGCCTCAAGCTGTGCCAAAAGCCATAAAATTTGAGTTGAAAGGGATGGGCCCACTAGTTCAAGAATAGAATCTTCTGGCAATCTCAGAAGGATGCATTTAACTCCTATCCCGGAATTAGAAGTTGGAACCTGAAGCAATAATTGTTGCTCATTGGAGGGCCCTCTTCAACAGTAGGTGTAGGTTTTGTCAGCCAGCTTTAAAAGGAAGGGCGGTATTAATAGATGTTCCAAAATGACTGGGCAAATTAAACTTGCTTTTAAGGCGAGACCTTTTAGCACACTCAATTTTGGCTCACAAAGATGATAAGTTatccaagaaatgaaatgcattttacGCCGGCCTTTAAATGGCCCCTTTATTCCAAGAGTATATTGCAAGAGCTCAGGCaaattttgagttttgaaatcaatccTGCTTTTTTCATAGTTAGTTGTGTTTCATAGGTATCTATGGATAGTTTGGGTAAGGcttattggaaaaatgaatgtcACTTTCCCTAAAAACGTGCTTTTAAATGTCTTGTGGCTAGCGATTGACACTGAAATGATGTCCGCATGACTCCATTAAAAAGGAACAACTATAATGAGACACCTTTAGCTAGGACTCGAATGACGTTGATACTtaaaagaatttgaaatcaaaattcagAGCTCACTTTCCATTCAACATCTCAATTTTTTCCTTGCCCGCAATTTCATGTTTCCCAAAGTTGATTAACGCAATCAGGtggcaaaaaaattgccaGACAGAATTCAGCTTTCAAAGATCATAAGATTTAAGGAGATAAAACTTCCACAAGAtactatttttctttttcgaatgAAGTCGGCAGAAGTCGGGTGCAAGGTCGCTTAAAATCATGCCTCAGTGAATGGATACATTAATAAACATCAGCGATTAGATCAATCTACCCCCAAAACATGGGTtgcagtttaaaaaaatgcaaacattACGACTTGATCTTTAACTAAACCAAGTTGATATGAATTGTTTAAAAAGttgacatttttgatgagAACTTGTGAGGCGGATTATCAAGCGTGTGTCTACTGCTGCATTCTTGAGGCTTTAATAGTGGTGGTCAAGTTCTGTATTAAACGCGGTGTTCTCGTTTTATTTACTTAGGAACTGCAAATTTCCATACTCCCAATCCGCTGGCCAATGAAAATGTATTATATTAGAAATATCAACCTCCTGCTTAAAGTTGCTTCTTTTTGTTATGGGATTGTTGTCATTTCGATGACTCTGATTGCAAACACAATATTTTCTTCTAATAAAGTTGCATCCAAGTTTGAAACACAAAGACCAAAGTGTTTCAGAAACAATAAAATCTGGAGGGCTTCATTTTGTTCATCAAAAAATGTAGACTGGGAAGAGTGACCGGTTCCCTCATCAGGTAGCAATTATTCTCAATTCGATTCCTTGATTGGTTAATCACCATTATTCATGTCCAACTGATGACTAGGAAACAACAGGCAAATAAATTTATGTTGAAGGTTTAACAATCTTGCACATACTACAACATATGCACTTTATGATTGATAAATAATCCCATGCAGGAATATCTCTCGATTTGATTGTGAACTGTTGGCACTTCATCTTGAGTTGGAACAGAACATCTTTGATCTAGAGGAAATCATCAAGTTTGCCCGTATCATTGGATTAACTCTGCTCAATTTCCGTTGACTTAATCACAATATACCCCCAAAACCGTGGCCGCACAAACGAAAAGGGCAACCTCATCAATCAATTAGGGTCAATGTCAGCTGACCAGACAAGCTGACGTAccttttacctttttgttCAGCTCGGTTTGCAAAGAAGTCTGTGGTCGAATATTATCTATTTGAGGCCTCAAAATCCTTCTGAATATGGCTCGTCTCAAAATGAGCCATAAAACGTTGGAAGTACAAAGCGTTGGTCTGCAGAATTTGACTTATGGTGCGAAAAATTGGCTCTACCGTAATTAAAGAAGTCTGAGAGCACCTCTTCTCTAGGATGAATCAACTCGTGATGAAGTCATTGCAGAATTTTTCGGGCATAATTGGCCATTTGCCAAGTGTCATGAGTTGCAGGCTTTCATACTAGTGCGTACTGTAGGTAGTGCCTACTGACTGGGCCTGAGCTTCACCTTTGGGTCTGAACCGAGAAGAAGGGTGGCTTTGTTGtgttcggtttttttttaaggtgAAGGCCAGACGAGATCAAGGCCGCTGTTTCTCGTTCTTTGCTCTCAATTcgaacaattttttttacagGGCCCCCGTTTGCTAAGATCAACCTTGACGGGAAGCGGGATAAACACCTCGTGTATCAATTACATACGGTACTTGTGAATTGTTGCCTTCTTGTTCTCCATATCCTTGTTCAGGCACAAGGGTTCGCGGGTTGAACAGGTTTTGGTGACGCAAAAGACTTGGAATCACTCTTCGCATCATTGGAGGACTTGACATTGGAACGTTTAAAATGGGGTGTGGTCCTTCCAAAAAGGAGTTGTCCGGCGTGGCCGAGATCACTGGTATGAGCAAAAAGGAGCTTCAGGATTCTTACAAGGCCTTTAAGAAAGAAGCAGGTGGATCAAAGGTCAAGTTGGACAAGTTCACCAAATTGGTGGCCACAATGAACACGAACAAAGGTAAGGAATGATATACAGGCATGGAAGAATTGAACTACTAAAAGGTTAAGAGGGGTATATGTGTGCCACAGAggagttttgatcaaagtTGCGAGACTTATTTGATCAAGATAGGAGATTTTTTAACGGTGATAAGTtccatgaaaaatattttctacaAACGATGACTTTTTATAGATGTTTCAATTGGTTTGCATTGTGATGCATCATATATGAAATTGTTCCAAGGCAATGGAAGATAAATCGTTTGTTTGCTCACTTTAAGAGCGGATTCAATATTTTCACAACTGATTTCCGGGACATGTACCTCGAAAAAACTGATGGttaattattttttgacaagttttggaAAAGACCATCAAGCTCTAACTGCGATCGCAAATTACAAGATTTATTTGCcgttttttggcaaattatgcttttttgcattatcCTGACATCACTAGTAATGGCCTTGAGCGTAGTAAAAAGGGTAGAAAGGAAGACCTTATCAAAGCCGCATGCTGATGGGATATTGGTTCCCACGAGCATCAATCCACTCTTTCCGACGATTTTTCCTGTGAGGTAACTAACAAAGAGATACACCTCAACCAATCTGTGAATCTTTCTAACAAGTCAGCATGTGCCTCTAATCTCCAATCCATTCAAACCCTTTCCAGGTGGAAATGTCACTGAGTACGCCAAACACATGTTCCGGGTCCTGGACACGGACAAGGACGACATGGTCAATTTCAGAGAGGTCATGATTGGCTTCCACAATTTGTCAACAGCCGGAGATGAGAAGGAGAAACTCAGAATGGTTTTTGAGGTAAGCATGGAAACACGCAAGGAATGTGGTTCTCAAATGTGGGAGCAGACCTCATTTATGGCTCTTTTCAGATGTACGACGTTGATGGTACCAAAACAATCAGTCcggaaaatatgaaaatgtaagTTCGCACTTTTGCTTTTACGATTCAAGCATTTGAGGTCCTGTGAGGTTTTGTGCATGCATTGTAGCTTTGGCCTCGAGATTGGATGATTTCCAACGATCCGCTTGCCGGATTCAAAGCAAGAGCCTCGAAATATTTTAAATGaggttttgccattttccaaccaaaaattcaattccatcTCGAACAATATTCGTAGATTTAGGAACGATTAGCTACTGGAAAGCTCCAGTCCATTACATCCAAAGAGGGTTTTGAACTAGAATGTAGTTGTTGAAACTTAATGGGCAAAGGGTCTAGAGCTCCTATTATCTGCAAAATAAGGTTAAGGAACAAAATGAAGCATACTTGATTGGGGGGTGCTTCAATACTCTTCCAACATTCTCCTTTTTGCTGAAATTGGTAGCCATAACTGAATTCCATTAAACTAATTCAGTTCGAGAAACCTTCATTCCCATTCTACTCTTGTATTGTTTTTGGTGCAACCAACGCAATCAAATGAGTCATTTACTAGCTCGTAGCCCGCTGAAATTTCAACTGAATGTCTAAAATCAATCATAGAGTACTTAATCATCTGGAGTGGAAATTCCAACATTTTGATACCACGACGGGTGAGGGAAGGTATGTTGAAGATGTCTAGTCAATTGATATGTTTCAGCTAAATCGAACTGAAATCTGCTTTCTTAGGCAAGGATGAATGCCAGTTGAATTTGGTTAGATTATAGCAAcggtttgacatttttatcaCGCCTTCACCAGCCCTGGTTAAAAATTTCAAGGCTTTCCACTCCGGATAATTCAATACTCTATGAATCAGGTAACACAATGTCAAATCCCATCACGTTCAAGGTTTAGGCAAGGCGAAAAAGAAAACCCGTTAGGTGGTCATTTCTCAATCTAGAGCTCTACCTTTGTTCaacatcaattttcaataacatTGATAATAAGAACCCTGAAGGAAACGGCACCGAAATACAATCTCgtaataaagatttttttcaatatggtGATGTAACAAGATCCTCATGATTTTGACGCACTTATTATTGTTTGAGGACGAGTGTGTTTCAGAATGAATGTCTAATGATGGTTTGACTACCTTTTTTTCAGCATAACCCGTTCTCAGTACCAATTGGAAGGCAAGCCCATGAACGAGGCCGAGATCGAGGCCAAAGTGAAGCAATGCTTCGGCCTCTGTGACTTGAACACAGACGGTCAAATCACCGAGGAGGAATTCTATAAATCTGGAAAAAGTATTGCTGAAATGTTTGAACTTGAGGgtgatgaataaatgaattataTTAAAATGTGTTGCGCGGGTGTCacgattgtttttttttactattgCACTTCATTCGTAGA
This Tigriopus californicus strain San Diego chromosome 12, Tcal_SD_v2.1, whole genome shotgun sequence DNA region includes the following protein-coding sequences:
- the LOC131891502 gene encoding neuronal calcium sensor 2-like; this translates as MGCGPSKKELSGVAEITGMSKKELQDSYKAFKKEAGGSKVKLDKFTKLVATMNTNKGGNVTEYAKHMFRVLDTDKDDMVNFREVMIGFHNLSTAGDEKEKLRMVFEMYDVDGTKTISPENMKIITRSQYQLEGKPMNEAEIEAKVKQCFGLCDLNTDGQITEEEFYKSGKSIAEMFELEGDE